A window of the Aquimarina spinulae genome harbors these coding sequences:
- a CDS encoding DUF4291 domain-containing protein, producing MKLQLKKYKEQQKEWPQSGYHIMAQYDDEKIIVYQSYRPEIGNFAVKHQFFGGAFSLDRMTWIKPNFLWMMYRNGWGTKEGQEVVLAIHIRKEAFESYVKNAVYSSFKPELYASYEAWQKDVANSNVRLQWDPDHDPYGVKLERRAIQIGLRKKYIKSYAKDDILEIEDVSDFVSEQYEFVKNKDLENLITPAERPLVFKDEKLNAYLKLK from the coding sequence ATGAAATTACAACTTAAAAAATATAAAGAACAACAGAAAGAATGGCCCCAAAGCGGGTATCATATTATGGCACAATATGATGATGAGAAAATAATAGTATACCAATCCTACCGGCCTGAAATAGGAAATTTTGCCGTAAAACATCAATTTTTTGGTGGAGCTTTTAGCTTAGACCGAATGACATGGATTAAACCTAATTTTTTATGGATGATGTACAGAAATGGTTGGGGAACAAAAGAAGGACAAGAAGTAGTATTAGCCATACATATTAGAAAAGAAGCTTTTGAGAGCTATGTTAAAAATGCGGTGTATTCATCGTTTAAACCAGAGCTATATGCGTCGTATGAAGCCTGGCAGAAGGATGTTGCAAACTCAAACGTGAGATTACAATGGGATCCCGATCATGATCCATATGGAGTGAAATTAGAAAGACGAGCCATCCAGATTGGATTAAGAAAGAAGTATATAAAAAGCTATGCAAAAGATGATATTTTGGAGATTGAAGATGTTTCTGATTTTGTTAGTGAGCAATATGAATTTGTCAAAAATAAAGATTTAGAAAACCTGATCACTCCGGCAGAGAGACCACTGGTATTTAAGGATGAAAAATTGAATGCATATTTGAAGCTAAAATGA
- a CDS encoding macro domain-containing protein: protein MKTITYIKGDATVPEAEGIKIIVHICNDLGGWGKGFVLAISKKWTEPEKAYRKWYRDRANNDFELGAVQLIQVSEKLYVGNMIGQQGIKIKKNEIPIRYEAVRQCLEQIAIKAEQLNASIHMPRIGCGLAGGRWEMIEPIITNTLLKKQLDVYVYDFE, encoded by the coding sequence ATGAAAACAATAACATATATAAAAGGAGATGCAACCGTTCCAGAAGCAGAAGGAATTAAGATTATAGTACATATTTGTAATGATTTAGGAGGTTGGGGAAAAGGTTTTGTGTTAGCAATATCCAAAAAATGGACAGAACCAGAGAAAGCGTACAGAAAGTGGTATCGTGATCGAGCAAATAATGATTTTGAGTTAGGTGCAGTTCAACTAATTCAAGTTTCGGAAAAACTGTATGTAGGTAATATGATAGGGCAACAAGGAATAAAAATAAAGAAAAATGAAATTCCGATTCGTTATGAAGCAGTTAGACAATGTTTAGAACAAATTGCAATTAAAGCGGAACAACTTAATGCAAGTATACATATGCCTAGAATTGGTTGTGGATTAGCAGGAGGAAGATGGGAAATGATTGAACCTATTATTACAAATACACTTTTAAAAAAACAATTAGACGTTTATGTCTATGATTTTGAATGA
- a CDS encoding RNA 2'-phosphotransferase has protein sequence MKTNNKHISKFLSLILRHNPDKVGIQLDENGWTDVQELLQKVKRHRPGLNMDVLEEVVASCDKQRFAFNEDHTRIRANQGHSIKVDLEYQPKQPPEFLYHGTVAKFMEAIREKGLLKMNRHHVHLSEERETAIKVGSRRGKPIILTVRSGEMYTRGIEFYQSDNEVWLTDIVAPEYIEFKS, from the coding sequence ATGAAAACAAACAATAAACATATAAGTAAATTTTTAAGCCTTATTCTAAGGCATAATCCTGATAAAGTAGGGATACAACTCGATGAAAATGGTTGGACAGATGTACAGGAGTTACTACAAAAAGTAAAAAGACACCGACCGGGATTAAATATGGATGTATTAGAAGAAGTTGTAGCATCCTGTGATAAACAGCGCTTTGCTTTTAATGAAGATCATACCAGGATTAGAGCGAATCAAGGCCACTCGATCAAGGTAGATTTAGAATATCAACCAAAGCAACCGCCAGAATTCTTGTATCACGGTACAGTAGCCAAATTTATGGAGGCCATTAGAGAAAAAGGATTGCTAAAAATGAACAGACATCATGTACATCTTAGTGAAGAAAGAGAAACGGCCATAAAAGTAGGATCAAGAAGAGGAAAACCTATTATTCTAACGGTGAGATCGGGCGAAATGTATACTAGGGGAATAGAGTTTTATCAATCGGATAATGAAGTGTGGTTAACCGATATAGTAGCTCCAGAATATATTGAGTTTAAATCATAA
- a CDS encoding metallophosphoesterase: MRTLVIGDIHGGHRALLQVLDRANVTSEDTLIFLGDYVDGWSESAAVIQELINLSRSNTCVFIRGNHDLWCGLWLEKGATNPVWLEHGGKETINSYVQSGLLTKKTHKAFFNTLQDYYLDEESRLFVHAGFTSMHGVGNEEYDSNYYWDRTLWESAMLADEVGEVTLRDDPPQRFSHYSEIYIGHTPTIVYGKDTPIKAYNLWNMDTGAGFKGKLTILDIDTKEFWQSDSLPSLYPNEQGRN, translated from the coding sequence ATGAGAACCTTAGTAATTGGAGATATACATGGCGGTCATAGGGCTTTGCTTCAGGTTTTAGACCGAGCAAACGTAACTTCAGAAGATACCCTGATTTTTTTGGGAGATTATGTAGATGGCTGGAGCGAATCGGCTGCAGTAATACAAGAACTTATAAACCTTTCTAGGTCTAATACATGTGTTTTTATACGAGGAAATCATGACCTGTGGTGCGGGTTATGGCTAGAAAAAGGAGCAACTAATCCTGTGTGGTTAGAGCATGGAGGAAAAGAGACAATCAATAGTTATGTTCAGTCAGGATTGCTTACCAAAAAAACTCATAAAGCGTTTTTTAATACACTACAAGATTACTATCTGGATGAAGAAAGTAGACTTTTTGTACATGCAGGGTTTACATCTATGCACGGAGTCGGTAATGAGGAGTATGATTCTAATTATTATTGGGATCGAACGTTATGGGAATCGGCTATGCTAGCCGATGAAGTGGGAGAGGTAACTTTGAGAGATGACCCTCCACAACGATTTAGTCATTATTCAGAGATTTATATCGGGCATACCCCTACTATTGTATATGGTAAGGATACTCCTATAAAAGCCTATAACCTCTGGAACATGGATACGGGAGCAGGTTTCAAAGGAAAACTTACTATCCTAGATATCGATACCAAAGAATTTTGGCAAAGTGATTCGCTTCCGTCCTTATATCCTAATGAACAAGGAAGAAATTAG
- a CDS encoding nicotinate phosphoribosyltransferase, which produces MNPLLLTDGYKLGHKEQYPNGTTFVYSNWTPRKSRIAGIDNVVFFGLQYFIKEYLIKQFNEQFFNLPKEEVTAEYKKYVDHYLGIDYDITHIEELHDLGYLPIQIKALPEGTEVPIRVPMFTVMNTKPEFFWLTNYLETLLSNIIWQPCTSATIAKQYQSILSSFALETDRDNIAFITWQGHDFSMRGMSGTESSILSGMGHALSFSGSDTLPVAKAFETYYNADVTKELVIGSVNATEHSVMCAGSKDDEIGTFRRLLETYPTGILSVVSDTWDLWKVLTEYLPKLKNEILEREGKLVIRPDSGDPVDIICGCDHKNPIVAKGVIELLWDEFGGTVNDQGYKVLNPKIGAIYGDSITIERATQICKKLKAKGFASTNVVLGIGSFTYQYNTRDTFGFAMKATYVEVKGEGREIFKDPITDDGTKKSAKGRIQLYKEQGKIVYKDQVSEHEENQGLLKTVFKDGALLIEDNLSTIRKRIAQ; this is translated from the coding sequence ATGAATCCATTACTATTAACAGACGGTTATAAATTAGGACATAAAGAGCAATATCCAAACGGAACTACTTTTGTGTATTCTAACTGGACACCTAGAAAAAGTAGAATAGCAGGAATTGATAATGTAGTGTTTTTTGGGTTACAGTATTTTATTAAAGAATATTTAATCAAACAATTCAACGAACAGTTTTTCAATCTTCCCAAAGAAGAAGTGACTGCAGAATATAAAAAATATGTAGATCATTATCTGGGTATAGATTATGATATTACACATATCGAAGAATTACACGATTTAGGATATTTACCTATTCAAATTAAAGCTTTACCAGAAGGAACAGAAGTTCCTATTCGAGTACCAATGTTTACAGTAATGAATACCAAACCAGAATTTTTCTGGCTCACCAATTATCTAGAAACTTTATTGTCTAATATTATTTGGCAACCTTGTACTTCTGCTACTATTGCAAAACAATATCAAAGTATTTTATCCTCTTTTGCATTAGAAACAGATCGTGATAATATAGCGTTTATCACCTGGCAAGGTCATGATTTCTCGATGCGAGGAATGTCGGGTACAGAATCTTCAATTCTTAGCGGTATGGGACATGCCTTATCATTTTCGGGGAGCGATACATTACCTGTGGCAAAAGCTTTTGAAACATATTATAATGCAGATGTTACCAAAGAATTAGTTATCGGTAGTGTAAATGCTACAGAACATAGCGTGATGTGCGCAGGAAGTAAGGATGATGAAATAGGAACGTTTAGAAGGTTATTAGAAACATATCCTACAGGAATATTATCTGTAGTATCTGATACCTGGGATCTTTGGAAAGTGTTAACAGAATATTTACCTAAGCTGAAAAATGAAATTCTCGAAAGAGAAGGCAAACTTGTTATTCGACCAGATTCTGGCGATCCTGTAGATATTATTTGTGGTTGTGATCATAAGAACCCAATAGTTGCAAAAGGTGTTATAGAATTGCTTTGGGATGAATTTGGAGGAACCGTAAATGATCAGGGATACAAAGTGTTGAATCCAAAGATTGGAGCTATCTACGGAGATAGTATTACTATCGAAAGAGCAACCCAGATTTGTAAAAAGTTAAAAGCTAAAGGTTTTGCTTCTACTAATGTGGTTCTGGGAATAGGAAGTTTTACATATCAATACAATACCCGAGACACTTTTGGATTTGCAATGAAAGCTACATATGTCGAAGTGAAGGGCGAAGGAAGAGAAATATTTAAAGACCCAATAACAGATGATGGTACTAAAAAATCTGCAAAAGGACGTATTCAATTATATAAAGAACAAGGAAAAATAGTGTACAAAGATCAAGTTTCTGAACACGAAGAAAATCAAGGATTGTTAAAAACTGTTTTTAAAGATGGAGCATTACTAATAGAAGATAATTTGTCTACGATTCGTAAAAGAATTGCTCAATAA
- a CDS encoding Crp/Fnr family transcriptional regulator, with protein sequence MSAIWFFEDSDLFKVLCPHKFKRYKKDHDFDAYRKNDYIYFEEDSANKVYLIEKGKVKIGYYAEDGYEVIKAILTRGEIFGEKAILGENKRTEFAQSVDNTTSICPIGVETMHGLMRENQSFSLRIYKFIGMRFKRLERRLQLLLFKDTKTRLLEFLNELKEDYGHCCPYTGDMVIEHPYTQKDIAHLIGTSRPTLNIILNELKESNVIDFNRKEIRLKNVA encoded by the coding sequence ATGAGTGCAATCTGGTTTTTTGAGGATTCAGATCTCTTTAAGGTATTATGCCCTCATAAGTTTAAAAGGTATAAAAAAGATCACGATTTTGATGCTTACCGAAAGAACGACTACATTTATTTTGAAGAAGATTCTGCAAACAAAGTATATCTTATAGAAAAAGGAAAAGTAAAAATTGGATACTATGCAGAAGATGGATACGAGGTAATAAAAGCTATTCTTACCCGAGGAGAGATTTTTGGTGAAAAAGCAATTCTTGGAGAGAATAAAAGAACAGAATTTGCGCAATCTGTCGATAATACAACTTCTATTTGTCCCATTGGTGTAGAAACCATGCACGGACTCATGCGCGAGAATCAATCTTTTAGCCTTAGAATCTATAAATTTATAGGTATGCGATTTAAACGCTTAGAAAGAAGATTACAGTTACTACTCTTTAAAGATACCAAAACAAGATTATTAGAGTTCTTAAATGAGCTTAAAGAAGACTACGGACACTGTTGCCCATATACAGGAGATATGGTAATAGAACACCCTTATACCCAAAAAGACATAGCTCACCTTATCGGTACATCGAGACCAACCCTAAATATTATCCTAAACGAATTAAAGGAATCTAACGTCATAGATTTTAATAGAAAAGAGATTCGATTAAAAAATGTTGCTTAA
- a CDS encoding TlpA family protein disulfide reductase, whose amino-acid sequence MKFNKKNISNVIFAIILVLFFIPNTRGMMQIFLTRIFSFSPGIVKVEERAQVASYDWKLHGVNTESTNFNIAKDKVVLINYWATWCPPCIAEMPSLQKLYNDYKDEVVFLFVTTDDDPELNKFMKNKNYSYPIYRSLSEHPKPFVSKTIPATYLLDKKGNIIIDKVGAADWNSTKVRETIDNLLAE is encoded by the coding sequence ATGAAGTTTAATAAAAAGAACATCTCCAATGTGATTTTTGCAATCATATTGGTATTATTTTTTATTCCTAATACCAGGGGAATGATGCAGATATTTTTAACCAGAATTTTCTCTTTCAGCCCGGGGATAGTAAAAGTAGAAGAAAGAGCACAGGTAGCATCATATGATTGGAAATTACATGGAGTAAATACTGAATCTACTAATTTTAATATAGCTAAAGATAAAGTCGTTTTAATTAATTATTGGGCTACATGGTGCCCTCCTTGTATAGCAGAAATGCCTTCTTTGCAAAAATTATATAATGATTATAAAGATGAAGTAGTATTTCTCTTTGTAACTACAGACGATGATCCAGAATTAAATAAGTTTATGAAGAATAAAAACTATAGTTATCCTATCTATAGATCATTATCAGAACACCCAAAACCTTTTGTGAGTAAAACAATACCTGCAACTTACCTGTTGGATAAAAAAGGAAACATTATTATTGATAAAGTTGGTGCAGCAGACTGGAACAGTACCAAAGTAAGAGAAACTATCGATAATCTATTAGCCGAATAG
- a CDS encoding sterol desaturase family protein: MKIFIQILVFLAAFSIMEFMAWFTHKYVMHGFLWSLHKDHHHKDHDSWWERNDLFFVFYAIVSMSCILFHDAQTFWVGRAIGLGILAYGIAYFVVHDIFIHQRFKLFRNTKSWYAKGVRRAHKMHHKNIKKEKGECFGMLVVPFKYFKN, from the coding sequence GTGAAAATTTTTATCCAAATATTAGTTTTTCTTGCTGCCTTCTCTATTATGGAGTTTATGGCCTGGTTTACTCACAAATATGTAATGCATGGTTTTTTGTGGTCCTTACATAAGGATCATCATCATAAGGATCATGACAGTTGGTGGGAACGCAATGATTTATTCTTTGTATTCTATGCTATTGTTAGTATGTCTTGTATTTTATTTCACGACGCCCAAACATTTTGGGTAGGCAGAGCGATAGGCCTGGGTATTCTAGCTTATGGTATTGCTTATTTTGTTGTACATGATATTTTTATACATCAACGTTTCAAACTATTCAGAAATACGAAGAGTTGGTACGCCAAAGGAGTAAGAAGAGCTCATAAAATGCATCATAAAAATATAAAAAAAGAAAAAGGAGAATGTTTTGGTATGTTGGTGGTTCCTTTTAAATATTTTAAAAATTAG
- a CDS encoding phytoene/squalene synthase family protein, protein MKSIFDTVSQSCSKIVTNSYSTSFSLASKMLSGSIRQDIYNIYGFVRFADEIVDTFHEYDKEKLFNDFEEEMYKAIKNRISLNPILNSFQKTVHQYNINPELYEAFMKSMRLDLHKTKYLTDQEYKDYIYGSADVVGLMCLKVFVNGDAEKYANLKQSAMHLGSAFQKVNFLRDLKADFEDLNRTYFPNLNLNELDEDSKLKIIKEIEEDFNKALQGILKLPVEAKLGVYTAFVYYKKLLNKLKKTPSLEIKSTRIRVSNYQKFGLLAKSYFDYRLNLI, encoded by the coding sequence ATGAAGTCTATTTTTGATACTGTATCGCAAAGTTGTAGCAAAATTGTTACGAATTCGTATAGTACATCATTTTCGCTTGCTTCAAAAATGTTATCAGGCTCTATACGACAGGATATATACAATATTTATGGTTTTGTGAGATTTGCAGATGAAATTGTAGATACATTTCATGAGTATGATAAAGAGAAATTATTTAATGATTTTGAAGAAGAAATGTACAAAGCAATCAAAAATAGGATTAGCTTAAATCCTATTCTTAATTCTTTTCAAAAGACGGTTCATCAATATAACATTAATCCAGAGCTATATGAAGCATTCATGAAAAGTATGCGACTAGATTTACATAAAACCAAATATTTAACAGATCAGGAATACAAAGATTATATTTATGGATCGGCAGATGTAGTTGGATTAATGTGTTTGAAAGTTTTTGTGAATGGAGATGCCGAAAAGTATGCTAATTTAAAGCAAAGCGCAATGCATTTGGGTTCTGCTTTTCAGAAGGTTAATTTTTTACGGGATCTAAAAGCAGATTTTGAAGATCTTAATAGAACCTATTTTCCGAATCTAAATTTAAACGAACTCGATGAAGATTCTAAGCTTAAAATTATTAAAGAAATAGAAGAGGATTTTAATAAAGCGTTACAAGGTATCCTAAAGCTTCCTGTTGAAGCAAAACTTGGGGTATATACTGCATTCGTTTATTATAAAAAATTATTAAATAAGCTTAAAAAAACCCCTTCTTTAGAAATAAAAAGCACACGTATACGAGTGTCTAATTATCAAAAATTTGGATTATTAGCAAAATCGTATTTCGACTATCGATTAAACTTAATTTAG
- a CDS encoding phytoene desaturase family protein, whose translation MSKKIVIIGSGFSSLSASCYLAKSGYDVTIFEKNATIGGRAGQLKKEGFTFDTGPSWYWMPDVFERFFKDFDKSASDYYTIDKLHPAYKVFFKNNESITIGDSLEKIYETFETEEKGSSVKLQKFIKTAQNNYEIAIKDLVYRPGVSLLELVTKETLLKVGQFFSTISKEIRKDFKSKKLVQILEFPVLFLGAKPSDTPAFYSFMNYADFGLGTWHPRGGMYSVIEGIEELARSLGVTIRTNATVEKIVTENNCAKGIIVNAEKIDADIVLCGADYHHGETLLAPEYRQYSEKYWERKTFAPSSLLFYVGFDKKLQNINHHNLFFDTDFEQHTKDIYDTPKWTEDPLFYANFTSLTDPKSAPEGKENGFFLIPLAPGIEDTNELRERYFDKIIARFEALTNQNVRNNIIFKESFCIKDFIKKYNSYKGNAYGMANTLLQTAFLRPKLKSKKVQDLFFTGQLTVPGPGVPPSLISGKLVAGLIQNHYQYDKKLKHGIPT comes from the coding sequence ATGTCTAAAAAGATAGTAATCATCGGTTCTGGGTTTTCATCGCTTTCTGCATCGTGCTATCTAGCTAAATCAGGATATGATGTAACTATTTTTGAAAAAAATGCAACGATTGGTGGTAGAGCCGGGCAATTAAAAAAAGAAGGGTTTACATTCGATACTGGTCCCTCCTGGTATTGGATGCCTGATGTATTTGAACGTTTTTTTAAGGATTTTGATAAGTCTGCCTCTGATTATTATACGATAGATAAATTACATCCTGCCTACAAAGTTTTTTTTAAGAATAATGAAAGTATTACGATTGGTGATTCTTTAGAAAAAATATACGAAACCTTTGAAACTGAAGAAAAAGGAAGTTCGGTTAAACTACAAAAATTCATCAAAACTGCACAGAATAATTATGAGATTGCAATTAAAGATTTGGTGTATCGGCCAGGAGTTTCTTTATTAGAACTTGTTACAAAAGAAACACTTTTAAAGGTAGGTCAATTTTTTAGTACCATTTCTAAAGAGATTCGTAAAGATTTTAAAAGTAAAAAGTTAGTCCAAATTCTAGAGTTCCCTGTATTATTCTTAGGTGCCAAACCCAGTGATACTCCAGCTTTTTATAGTTTTATGAACTATGCAGATTTTGGACTGGGAACCTGGCATCCCAGAGGTGGAATGTATAGTGTAATAGAAGGGATTGAAGAATTGGCCAGATCACTAGGTGTCACCATTCGTACCAATGCAACTGTCGAAAAAATAGTAACCGAAAACAATTGCGCTAAAGGTATTATTGTAAATGCCGAAAAAATAGATGCTGATATTGTATTATGCGGAGCAGATTATCATCACGGAGAAACATTATTAGCACCAGAGTATCGACAATATTCTGAAAAATATTGGGAGCGCAAAACTTTTGCTCCTTCTTCTCTCCTCTTCTACGTGGGATTTGATAAAAAATTACAAAATATTAACCATCATAATTTATTTTTTGATACCGATTTTGAACAACATACCAAAGATATTTATGACACTCCCAAATGGACTGAAGACCCTTTGTTTTATGCTAATTTCACTTCTTTAACAGATCCAAAATCTGCTCCCGAAGGTAAAGAAAATGGGTTTTTCCTTATCCCATTAGCTCCAGGAATAGAAGATACCAATGAACTAAGAGAGCGTTATTTTGATAAAATTATAGCTCGTTTTGAAGCACTTACAAATCAAAATGTTAGGAATAACATTATCTTTAAAGAGTCCTTTTGTATTAAAGACTTTATAAAGAAGTATAATTCCTACAAAGGAAATGCATACGGGATGGCCAATACACTTTTACAAACTGCTTTCCTTAGACCTAAATTAAAAAGTAAAAAAGTACAAGATCTATTTTTTACCGGGCAACTTACTGTTCCTGGTCCGGGTGTACCCCCATCTTTGATTTCGGGAAAACTGGTTGCAGGATTAATCCAGAATCATTACCAGTACGATAAAAAGTTAAAACACGGTATACCAACATAA
- a CDS encoding MerR family transcriptional regulator has translation MNNIKQTFSIKDLENLCGVKAHTIRIWEKRYNLLSPDRTDTNIRTYNLKNLQKLLNVTYLVNSGYKISRISKLDTEEINEYVRSIVSDNSVKNQAINSFKIAMLNYDLGLFLETYSQLESKRNFKEIFVDVFIPLLKEIGLLWQTNTISPAHEHFVSNLIKQKLLLNIEKLQYSKPTKTDRAFILFLPENEIHELGLLYINYEILLHGYKAIYLGPSIPLDSLPNMLSFHDDVVFISYFTIRPEKDNIKKYLEDFNTIVCANRVNELWMLGKQIMHISNHTGHNHRYFESISSLISEL, from the coding sequence GTGAACAATATTAAACAAACATTCAGTATTAAAGATTTAGAGAATCTTTGTGGTGTAAAAGCACACACTATAAGAATATGGGAAAAAAGATATAATCTACTTTCTCCTGATCGTACTGATACCAACATAAGGACATACAATTTAAAAAACCTTCAAAAATTACTTAATGTTACTTATTTGGTAAACAGTGGGTACAAAATATCCAGAATTTCTAAATTAGATACAGAAGAAATTAATGAATATGTAAGAAGTATAGTATCTGACAATAGCGTTAAAAATCAAGCTATAAACTCCTTTAAAATTGCAATGTTAAATTATGATCTCGGATTATTTTTAGAGACATATTCTCAACTAGAAAGTAAAAGAAATTTTAAAGAAATTTTTGTTGATGTTTTTATTCCTTTATTAAAAGAAATAGGATTATTATGGCAGACAAATACCATTAGTCCTGCACATGAGCATTTTGTTTCTAATTTAATAAAGCAGAAGCTATTACTAAATATTGAAAAGCTTCAATATTCTAAACCTACCAAAACCGATAGGGCTTTTATTTTGTTTCTTCCAGAAAATGAAATACATGAATTAGGCTTGTTATATATTAATTACGAAATACTATTGCATGGATATAAGGCTATCTACCTGGGTCCAAGCATTCCTTTAGATAGTTTACCTAATATGCTTTCTTTTCATGATGATGTTGTGTTCATATCGTATTTTACTATTAGACCAGAAAAAGACAATATCAAAAAATACCTTGAAGATTTTAATACAATTGTATGCGCCAATAGAGTCAATGAGCTATGGATGTTAGGCAAACAAATCATGCATATTTCTAATCATACGGGGCACAACCATCGCTATTTTGAATCGATTAGCTCATTAATTTCTGAGCTTTAA
- a CDS encoding RNA polymerase sigma factor, whose product MKKDSQNIEKLLIQGLTDGNQDSYKIIFNQYYSWLYNYVYKLSNNSSLSEDLVQNVLLRLWEKKSTLRITSSLKNYLFRACHNEFLMHLRQQKKEYDALDSLRWEAIFEMYNSEEENQLDSDWLKLEKAIEQLPKKCREVFKLSRLEQKKHKEIADILGISTKTVEIHISKALRFLKTNVSIFFF is encoded by the coding sequence ATGAAAAAAGATAGTCAAAACATAGAAAAATTACTGATTCAGGGGCTTACAGACGGAAATCAAGACAGCTACAAAATAATATTTAATCAATATTATTCCTGGTTGTATAATTACGTTTATAAGCTTTCTAATAATTCGTCGTTATCCGAGGATCTGGTACAAAATGTTTTGCTTAGACTTTGGGAAAAAAAATCAACTTTACGAATTACTTCATCCTTAAAGAATTATCTTTTCAGAGCTTGTCATAATGAATTTCTAATGCATTTACGGCAACAAAAAAAAGAATACGATGCTTTAGATTCTCTAAGATGGGAAGCTATATTTGAGATGTATAACAGTGAAGAAGAAAATCAATTAGACTCTGATTGGTTAAAACTCGAAAAGGCTATCGAACAACTTCCTAAAAAATGCAGAGAAGTATTTAAACTCAGTCGTTTAGAGCAAAAAAAGCACAAGGAAATAGCTGATATTCTAGGCATTTCTACTAAAACTGTCGAAATTCACATTAGCAAGGCTTTACGTTTCTTAAAAACTAATGTTTCTATTTTTTTCTTTTAA
- a CDS encoding FecR domain-containing protein, which translates to MDNYLTVIKKYLEGDISPSDREALQQWLTQDPEHEILFKQEIKNWYVTNEELPADPNFAYNRFLHAIDKKEAKVIKPKSWSRIVKYAAVLGGVLLGGYYYTTQSVSTVTTNSGVVEANPLPVDKIKIVQADGTVTYTDFNDKADIINAKGNLIGKKDQDQFIVQPESEITETRYIEISIPKGKLFQLTLSDGTKVWLNAASSLKFPQHFTSTKENRMVYLKGEAFFDVTKNKAQPFIVKTETIDVEVLGTQFNVSSYAEDTTVKTTLVEGAVVVNDQNENTNSLQLVPNDQAIFSKDKMVMHKQKVNTSLYTSWMDKKIILQNEPFIDAFKRIERSYDVSITSHNKRLNNTRFTGEFDVENIEEILRTFSETLKFTYEIKGKDIIINP; encoded by the coding sequence ATGGATAATTATTTAACAGTAATTAAAAAATACCTGGAAGGAGATATTTCGCCATCAGATAGAGAAGCATTGCAACAATGGCTGACCCAAGACCCTGAACATGAAATCCTTTTTAAGCAAGAAATAAAGAATTGGTATGTGACAAACGAAGAGCTGCCGGCAGATCCAAATTTTGCGTATAATCGTTTCTTACATGCTATTGATAAAAAAGAAGCTAAAGTAATTAAACCAAAATCATGGTCTAGGATAGTAAAATATGCAGCGGTTTTGGGAGGAGTACTTCTTGGGGGGTATTATTATACTACGCAGAGTGTTTCTACTGTTACAACAAATTCTGGTGTTGTCGAAGCTAATCCTTTGCCTGTAGATAAAATTAAAATTGTTCAGGCAGATGGTACAGTCACGTATACAGATTTTAATGATAAAGCAGATATTATAAATGCAAAAGGTAATTTGATTGGTAAAAAAGATCAGGATCAATTTATTGTCCAGCCAGAGAGCGAGATAACCGAAACCAGATATATAGAAATCTCTATCCCCAAAGGAAAATTGTTTCAACTCACATTATCCGACGGAACCAAAGTATGGTTAAATGCGGCTAGTAGTCTAAAATTTCCACAACATTTTACATCTACAAAAGAAAACAGAATGGTATATCTAAAAGGAGAAGCTTTTTTTGATGTTACCAAAAATAAAGCACAACCGTTTATCGTAAAAACAGAAACTATAGATGTAGAAGTTTTAGGAACCCAGTTTAATGTATCGTCTTATGCCGAAGATACCACAGTGAAAACAACTTTGGTAGAAGGTGCTGTAGTTGTTAATGATCAAAATGAGAATACAAACTCATTACAGCTAGTACCTAACGATCAGGCAATTTTTAGCAAGGATAAAATGGTTATGCATAAACAAAAGGTAAATACATCATTATATACTTCGTGGATGGATAAAAAGATTATACTGCAAAACGAACCTTTTATAGATGCATTTAAAAGGATAGAACGCAGCTATGATGTCTCGATAACAAGTCATAACAAAAGATTAAACAATACACGTTTTACAGGAGAATTTGATGTAGAGAATATCGAAGAAATCCTGAGAACATTTTCAGAAACTTTAAAATTTACATATGAAATAAAAGGTAAGGACATTATAATCAATCCGTAA